Within the Enterobacter bugandensis genome, the region CCACGCGAAGCCGGTGAAGAACTCAAACAGATTGAGCAGCCAGACGTGGCGCACGAACGCCAGCGCCAGCATGGTGAGGGCAAAAACCAGGCTCGCGGCCACCATCAGCCGATCGGCGTTCAGCCGCTGGCGCAGGCGCGGCAGCAGGATCGCCCCGGCAATGGCGCCCAGGCCGATGCACGCCAGCATCACGCCGTAGCCCGCCGGGCCTAAGCCCAGCTCGCGGCGCGCCACCAGCGGCAGCAGCGCCCAGCCCGCGCTGCCGAAAACGAAGAACGCCACGGTGCGCACCAGCACGTTGCGCAGCACCGGCGCGGCGTGCACGTAGCGAATGCCGGAGCGCACCGCAGAGAAGAAGTGTTCCGGCGGCAGGCGCTGCACGGACGGCGCCGGACGCCAGCGCCACAGCACCCACGCCACGCCGACCACGGACAGCGCGTTCAGGGCAAACACCATCCACGGCCCGGCGAGCGAAAGCAGAAAACCGCCCAGCGCGGGGCCAATCGCCCGGCTGATGTTCACCCCGAGCGAGTTCAGCGCCACGGCGGCACCCAGCTCCGGCTTGCTCACCAGATCGGGCACCACGGCCTGGAACGGCGGCGAGCTCATCGCCGCGCCCACGCTCAGCAGGAACGTCGCCACCAGCAGAACGGTAGGGGTGACGTGTCCGGTGAAGGAGAGCACCGTCAGCCCGGCGGCGGCGATGAACACCCACAGCTGGGAGAAGAGCAGGTATTTACGCCGGTCAACGATGTCCGCCATCACCCCGGACGGCAGGGAGAAGAGGAACATCGGCAGGCTGCTCGCCGCCTGCACCAGCGCGATATCCAGCGGATCGGCGCTGAGCGTCAGCATGCTCCAGTTGATGCCGACGTCGCTCATCCATGAGCCGACGTTAGAGACCACCGTGGCGATCCACAGCATGCGGAACACCGGCTGGCTCAGCGGCTGCCACGGCGAAGCCGCCCGCGCGGGCGTCGTCTCAACGTGTGCGTCGCGAACGTCGTTAACCTGGGTCATGCGAACCTCTCCGTCGCCTTACGCTGCAGCCGCCACTGGCCCGGCCCGGTGAGGGCGAGAGTGGTGAAGATAATCAGCAGCAGCCAGCCAAACTGCCCTTCGGCAATCGACCAGTCCGGGTGTACCGCCAGCATCGCCACCAGCAGCACGGCGATAATCGGCAGGCACGCCAGGCGGGTGTAGACGCCCGCAATGATCAACAGCGGGCAGATCACCTCGGCGACGATCGCCGGGATCAGGCTCGCGTAAGGCCCGAAGCCGAACGGATCTTCAATGCGCGTCAGCTCTTCGCTGAAGTGGAGCACCTTCGGCAGGCCGTGCACGTAGAGCAGCAGCAGGCTGCCGGTGAGGCGCAGGAAGAACAGCCCCAGGTCGACCCGGGGCGGCATAGTAGTGTTTTTCATCAGAATGCAAAGCAGCTGCAGCCCAGCGCCCCCCAGAAAGCGTTATCGTCGGACACCGGCATCTCTGACGTGCGGGCGAAATCATGCTGGTGGCTGTGAACCCCGCACGGGCCGCTGCAGTGGTGAGCCACACTCAAGCCGACGCGCGTAGCCTGCGGCGGCGCGCTGCGGTAGTGGCCCGGTACCTTCACCACCGGAGACCACTCGGGCAGAACCGGAATGGCCGGTGGCGCGAGCGGGCCGAAGGTGCCTGCGGCGTAGACGATGTCGCCGTTGACCACCGTCAGGACGGACTCGATGCCCTTGATCTCCTCTTCCGGCACGCGGAAGTAGTCTTTGCTGAGCACCGCCAGGTCGGCGAGCTGGCCGACCTTGATCTGCCCCTTCTGGTTCTGCTCGCTGGAGAACCACGCGCTGCCCTGGGTCCAGAGCATCAGGGCTGTGTCGCGGTCCAGACGGGCGCTATGATCGTACATCTGCATCCCGCCTACGGTGCGGCCGGAGACCAGCCAGTAGAGCGCGGTCCACGGGTTATAGCTCGCCACGCGGGTGGCGTCGGTACCTAAGCCCACCGGCACGCCGGTCTCGAGCATTTTTGCCACCGGCGGCGTGTGGCGGGTAGCTTCGATGCCATAGCGCTCGGCAAAGTACTCCCCCTGGAAGGCCATGCGGTGCTGGACGGCAATGCCGCCGCCCAGCGCTTTGATGCGGTCTATGTTGGCCTGGGTAACGGTTTCCGCATGGTCGAAGAACCAGTGCAGGCCGTTGAACGGAATGTCGCGGTTAACTTTTTCGAACACGTCCAGCATGCGGCTGATGGATTCGTTGTAGGTGGCGTGCAGGCGGAACGGCCAGCGGTGCTCCACCAGATGGCGCACCACGCGCTCCAGCTCGTCCTCCATGCCCGGCGCGAGGTCCGGACGCGGCTCGAGGAAGTCTTCAAAATCGGCGGCGGAGAAGACCAGCATCTCGCCCGCGCCGTTGTGGCGGAAGAAGTCGCTGCCCTGGCCCGGCGTGAGCATGTCGGTCCATTTTTCAAAGTCTTCCAGCTCGTGGCCCGGACGCTGGGTAAACAGGTTATAGGCGATGCGGATGGTCATCTGCTTTTTCTCGTGCAGCTCGGCAATCACCTCGTAATCTTCCGGGTAGTTCTGGAAGCCGCCGCCCGCGTCGATGGCGCTGGTCAGCCCCAGACGGTTCAGCTCGCGCATAAACTGGCGCGTGGAGTTGACCTGCTGCTCCAGCGGCAGCTTCGGCCCTTTCGCCAGCGTGGCATAGAGGATCATGGCGTTCGGACGGGCAATCAGCATCCCGGTCGGGTTGCCGTTGGCGTCGCGCTGGATCTCGCCGCCCGGCGGGTTCGGCGTCTCTTTGGTGTAGCCGACCACCTTCAGCGCGGCGCGGTTGAGCAGGGCGCGGTCGTACAGGTGCAGAATGAAGACCGGGGTGTCCGGCGCGGCGTCGTTAATCTCATCCAGCGTCGGCATGCGGCGCTCGGCAAACTGGAACTCGCTCCAGCCGCCCACCACGCGCACCCACTGGGGCGACGGCGTGCGCAGGGCCTGCTCTTTCAGCATCCGCAGGGCATCAGCCAGCGACGGCACGCCTTCCCAGCGCAGCTCGAGGTTGTAGTTCAGCCCGCCGCGGATCAGGTGCAGGTGCGAGTCGTTCAGGCCGGGGATCGCGGTGTGGCCTTTCAAATCCACCACCTTAGTGCCGTCGCAGTGGTGCTGCATCACCTCGGCGACGGTACCCACTTCCAGAAATTTTCCGTCGCGCACGGCAACGGCTTCCGCGACAGGGTTCTCGCGATCGACGGTGTGAAACTGGCCGTTAACCAGAATGAGATCGGCTTTACCGAGGGTAACCATAACTGCTCCTGACTGAGAGGGGGAATGGTCAGGATTATGGGAACCGGTTTCGGCAAAGATCCAGTTATACAATAGGATAGGTATACCAAAGTATAACTATACCTAAGGTTAACTATACGAAGAGATAATTACGCGCGGCGACGGAAATCCGCAGGATGAGGGTGACTTTATCGTCGCGGCGCTCGCGGCGATTTCTACCCTTAACCACTGGAAAATGCTATGACCTCTTCAAAGCTCGAAGTGTTAACCCCTGCGAACTGTCAGATCATCTTTATCGATCACCAGCCACAGATGGCGTTTGGCGTGCAGTCTATTGACCGCCAGGTGCTGAAAAACAACACCGTGGCGCTGGCGAAAGCGGCCAAAGTGTTCAACATCCCGACCATCATCACCACCGTTGAGACAGAAAGCTTCTCCGGCAATACCTATCCGGAGCTGTTGGACGTCTTCCCGGGCCAGGACATTCTGGAGCGTACCTCCATGAACTCCTGGGACGACCAGAAGGTGCGCGACGCGCTGAAGGCTAACGGCAAGAAGAAGGTGGTGGTTGCCGGCCTGTGGACCGAAGTGTGCAACAACAGCTTTGCCCTGTGCGCGATGCTGGAAGGCGACTACGAAATTTATATGGTGGCGGACGCGTCCGGCGGCACCTCCAAAGAAGCCCACGACTTCGCGATGCAGCGCATGATCCAGGCAGGCGTGATCCCGGTGACCTGGCAGCAGGTGATGCTGGAGTGGCAGCGCGACTGGGCGCGTAAAGAGACCTACACCGCGGTGATGGATATCGTGCGCGAACACTCCGGCGCGTACGGCATGGGCGTGGATTACGCCTACACCATGGTGCACAAAGCACCGTCTCGCCAGAAGAGCGAGCACCGCACCTTAGCGCCGGTCCCGGCTCGCTAAGTTCCGCTGGCGGGCTGGTCCCTCATCCGGCTCGCCGCTGCCTCTTTCTCTGGAGTTCACAATGAGTACTGGGCTGATATCCCTTGCCGCAGGCGTGTTGATTGGCCTGATGTATGCCGTGCTGAAGGTGCGCTCCCCCGCGCCGCCCGCGCTGGCGCTGATTGGCTTGCTGGGGATGCTGGCGGGTGAACAGGCGACGCGCCATCTGTTATCCCGCGACGGCGCGCCGCCTCCTCAGGTAACGGTTCCGCAGGTGAAATCGCAGACGGGAGCGACGTCATGAGAGCATGGATAATTTCGCTGGTGTGCGGCGTGGTTGCTGGGGTAATTTACGCCCTGCTCGACGTTCATTCCCCGGCACCGCCGGTTGTCGCCCTGCTTGGCCTGTTTGGCATGCTGGTGGGTGAACAGCTCATCCCGGTGGGACGGCGTTTACTGAGTCGCGAACCGTTTACCCTCGCCTGGTTTCGTCACGAATGCGTGCCGAAAATCAGCGGCACGGCGCCCCCCGCGCCCGCGAAGGACGATCGCGACGTTTAATGATTTTTTTGAGGAAAGACAGCATGACGCTGCCGTGGCGCATTGCCATCATTGATGACGAACGTTCCGTCCGCAGCGGGCTGAGTAATCTCCTGGAGTCGGAAGGGTATGCCGCCGATACGTTTGATTCGGCAGAGGTGTTTCTGAGCCATCCGCTCGCCCTGTCCGGCGCGGCGCTGGTGATCGCCGATATCAAGCTGCGGGGCATGAGCGGCCTGGAGCTGTTTGAAAAGCTGCGGCTGCTGGCCGTCCCCCCGCCGCCCGTGATCTTTATCTCCGGTCATGCTGATGAAAATATGCAGCGGTACGCTCTTAGCCTGGGCGCCGCTGCATTTTTGCGTAAACCCATTAACATCGATATTCTGCTGGATCATATACAGCGGGAGCTGGCCCGCCGACGATAAGGATCGCGGATGAACGAACACGAGCAGCCTGCATTCTGGCCCGCCCAGGGGAATCTTCACCAGGGGCGGGTTTTTGTCCTTAAAGAGGATGTGATTTTTACCGTGCTGGCGCAGGAGGGCGGTATCGCCTGGATGCACGCGCGCCATCCCCATTCAGGCGGCTCGTTCATCATTGCCACCGCGGTGAGCGACGAAGAGGAAGAGCGGGCCACGCGGCTGCTAAAAAACGAATTTGCGCTGCGTGACGTGCTGCAGGACAGCTGGGCCATCCGCGCTGTTGCCTCCACCCAGTACCGGGGACGATTCGCGCTGGTGTATGCGCCGTTTGCGTTTGAGCTGCTGGCGCGACGCGCGGGCAGGGCGATCTCGGGGATCTCGCGCTTTATTGAGATGGCGATCCAGATCTGCGTTCCCCTGCGCCAGATGCACCTGCAAAACCTGATCCACGGCGATATCAAGCCCGGCGCGATTTTTGTTCATCACGATGCCACCTGCCGTCTGGGCAGCTTTGGCCTCTCCTGTAGCCTCTCCGGTGCCTTCTCCCAGACCCGGCTTGCCGTTTCAGGCGGTACGCCCGCGTATATGTCGCCGGAGCACACCACCCGCACCCGGCGTCCCGTTGACGGCCGCAGCGATCTCTACAGCCTCGGCATGGTGCTGTATGAACTCCTGACCGGACGCCTGCCGTTTGAGTTGGGGGAGGACGATCAAACCAACTGGGCGCACTACCATATTGCCTCGGAGCCGCTGGCCCCGGACGTGATTCGCCCGGACGTGCCGGGGATGCTGTCGACCATCATCCTCAAGCTGCTGGAAAAGCACCCCGATAACCGCTACCAGACGGTCGACGGGCTGATTGCCGACCTCCGCCGCTGCCAGGCGACGCTGACCTGCGAGGGTGAGATTGTCGCCTTTACGCCCGGCCAGCAGGACCGCACTCCCGCGATCCATCTGGCGGACTCCCTGTTCGCGACGCATCCGCAGGCGAATGACGTCATTGCCGCGTTTGAGCGGGTGGGGCAGAACCTGGTGCCGGAGCTGGTGACAATCGGCGGGCCGTCGGGGATTGGCAAATCGTCCATCATCGCGACGGCGCTCAAAACGCTGCAGCAGCGTCAGGTTTTGCTGGCGGTGGGGAAAGTCGATCAGTTCTCGCCGTCTTTACCCTACGGCGTATTAAGCTCCGCGTTCCGCACCCTGACGCTGCACCTGCTGGGGCTGCCCGCGGAAGATGTGGCGAAGTGGAAAATCCGCCTGTCGCGCGCCCTGGAGGGGTACGAAGCGCTGGCCGTCAGCCTGGTGCCCGAGCTGGGGCTGCTCCTTGAGAGCAAGCTGCGCTACTCGGCGGATACGTTTTCCATTGATGCCCGGGCGCGCTTCAGCCATATGGTGCTGGCGCTGGTTAAAACCTTTGCTTCTCAGGGCTGCCCGCTGGTGCTGGTGCTCGACGATCTCCAGTGGAGCGACGCGGCCAGCCTGCATACGCTGAAACATCTGCTGGTGACCTGCGGCGCTATCCCGCTGCTGCTGGTGGTCGCCCACCGCGATATCGGTTCGTTGTCTGAACCGACGCTGCAACAGCAGCTGGCGAGCCTGCCGGAAGCGGCGCAAAACGCGACTGAAATTGTCCCGCAGGCGCTGTCCGTGAAGGCGGTGGCGCGCTGGCTGGCGACGATATTTCGTGCCCGCAGCGCGGCGACGACCGACCTCGCCACGCTGATCCACGAGAAAACCGGGGGTAACCCGCTCTTTGTGCACGAGTTTTTCCGCCGCATCGTGGATGACGGGCTGGTGGTGCACAACAAATATCAGGATAAGTGGCACTACGATCTGCAGGCGATCCGCGCCCGGCACTACACCGAAAATGTCGTTACCCTGGTGCTGGAGCAGCTCGAAGAGCTGCCCGACGAGACGCGCCGCCTGCTGGGCAGCCTCGCCTGCCTCGGCGGCACGGGCGAGATGGAGATGATCTGCCGGGTGGTCAGCATGTCGATGGCGGAAATGCGCTATGCGCTGCATCCGGCGGTGATGGCCCAGCTCATTGTGCTGACGGAAAAAGAGTACGCCTTCACCCACGACCGGGTGCAGGAGGCGGCCTTTGCGATGCTGGATCAGCATGAGAAAAGCCATCTTCACCTGACCACCGCCAGCCTGCTGGCCGACGCCGCGCGTCAGGCCGCGGGGAACGAACTGCTGTTCCGCGCCGTTCACCACGTCACGGCCGCGCTGGACTGCATCCAGCCCGTGCCGCAGCGCCAGATGTTCCGCGAGCTGAGCCTGCTGGCCGCACGACGGGCAAAGCGTTCGGGGGATTATCCATCGGCGCTCAGCTATATCCAGACCGCCAGAGCGCTGGGCAACGCCGGGACGGTGTCAGACTTTATGCTTGATATCGAAGAGGCGGGCTGCGAGTTTGCTCTGGGGCACCTGGAGCGCACCCGCGAGCTGTGTGACGCCATCCTCGGCTGCCCCGGCGGGCTGACCGAAAAGGCGCTGGCGGCCAACCTGCTGGTGGAAGTGTACATTCGCCAGTCGGACAGCCGTCTGGCGCTGGAGGCGGCGCTCTGCTGGCTGGGGATTTTTGGTATTCAGATTGGCCGCCACCCGGAAGATGCCGACTGCGACGAGGCCTGGGAACACTTCTGCAACCGCACGGCCGACGCGCCGCAAAGCCTTTTTGCCCAGCTGTCGCGGATGGATAACCCGGAAACCGAAGCGGTGATGAACCTGCTCTACAGCGCCAGCATTTGCGCCAGCTTCATCTGCCCGCGCCTGCATTTTTTGCTGCTCTGCCGCATGATGCACCTCACCCTCGACCACGGCATCACTGGCGCCTCCACCACGGCGATGGCCTGGTTTGGCGTGCTGATTGGCCAGCGCTACGCCGAGTACCGCCTCGGGTTCCAGTACGGCACCCTGGCCCGCGAGCTGGTGAACCGCCACGGCTACGACGCGTTCGAAGCCAAAACCCTGCTGCCCCTCGACCAGCTCAGCGTCTGGACCCAGCCGCTGTCATTCACCATTGAGTGCGCAACAGCCTGCTTCACCGCCGCCGTTACCCACGGCGATATGACGGTGGCCTGCTTTGCGGCCTGCCATCAGGTCATTAACTTCCTCTCTCGGGGCGATCACCTGGACGGAGTGTTGACCAGCATCGATCGCGGCCTGGCGTTTGTACGTAAAACCCACTTCCAGGACGTGGAGACCATATTGATGCTCCAGCGCACCTTCGTGGAGTTTTTGCGCACGCCGACGATCGGCACCTGGACCGCGTCGCAGGCGCTGCCCGAGGCGCTGCTTCCCGCGTCGCCGGAGCAGGCCCCGGAGCAGACCTCCACTATGCTGTTCTGGTACTGGCTCTACCGCGGCATGGCGCACTTTACCTGCGGCGAGTATACCGACGCGCAGGCGGATCTTGAGATGGCGGGCTGGTACGCGTGGTCTGCGCCGGGCCATATCCATCTGCTGGATTACCATCTCTACAGCGCGCTGGCGCTCTCACGTCAGCTGACGCCGGAGACGTTTTCGGCAAATCACCGCCGCAGCATTCACGCTCACTACGACAAAATCGCCCTCTGGGCGCGCATTAATCCCGGCACGTTCGCGGATAAAGAGGCGCTGATCTACGCCGAAATTGTCCGTCTGGACGGGATGAACAGCATTGCGCTTGAGCAGTATGAGAAGGCGGTCCGGCTCTCCCGCGAGGGTGGCTTTAACCCGATTAACGCCCTGGCCCACGAGCTGGCGGGCCGCTTTGCGCTGGCCTGCGGCTACCCGACCGCATCAGACGCGCACTTCCGCGGCTCGATTGCCGCCTGGGGCCGCGCGGGCGCGCAGGCCAAGGTGCGCCAGCTGGAGCAGGATTTCCCGCACCTGCTGGCCTCCGGGCAGGCCAGCGCCTACGACACGGTGGCGTTTGCCCAGAACGAGACGATCCGCGATCTGCAGAGCGTGATCAAGGCTTCCCGCGCGCTGTCGGAAGAGATCAATCTTGAGCGCCTGATTGAAAACCTGATGACCATCCTGCTCGAACGCGCCGGGGCGCAGCGCGGCTTGCTGCTTCGCGTGAACGATAACCTGATCCCGGAGATCGAGGCCAGCGCCTGGACCAGCACCGACGGCGTGCGGGTGCGGATCCTGAAAGACGTGCCGATGGCGACCGACATGCCGCTGTCGGTGCTGGCTGCGGTGATCCGCACCGGGCAGGAGATCCGCACCGGCAAGCCGGAGGAGTTTCATCCTTTCAGCCAGGACCCTTATCTGGTGACCTCGGGGGCGGCGGTGATGTGCGTCCCGATGTTCAAACAGGCGCGGCTGGTGGGCGTGCTCTACCTGGAAAACCGCCTGATGCCGGAGGTCTTCACCGCCGAGCACTCGCGCGTGGTCAGCCTGCTGGGCGCGCAGGCAGCGGTATCCCTGGAGACGGCGCGGCTCTACGCCGAGCTGCTGGCGGAGAACATTCAGCGCCGCCGGGTGGAAAAAGAGCTGCGCGCCAGCCAGACCTCGCTGATGCTGGGCGAGCAGATCAGCCACACCGGCAGCTGGCGCTGGGAGCTGGAGCAGGATCTGATGTTTGTCTCGGAAGAGTACGCCCGCATTCTCGGCCTGCCCGACCAGCAAAAGATGATCTCCATGGCGGAGTTTTTAACCTTCGTCCACGAGGACGATTACGCCCGCATCAGCGCCATCGTCACCCAGAGCGTGCGCGACGGGCTCTCCATGCGTGCGGAGTTTCGTATAAAGCGCACCGACGGCTCAACGCGCTACATCCTCGGGATTGGCGATCCGGTGGGGGTGGGCAGCGAGGTGAACGAGTACTACGGCATTATTACGGATATCACCAGCCAGCGCGCCGCGGAGGATGCCATGCGGGTGGCGCAGGCGGATCTGGCGAGGGTGTCCCGCGCCACCACCGTCGGGCAGCTGACCTCCTCCATCGCTCACGAGATCAACCAGCCGCTGATGTCGATCGTCTCGAATGCCGGGGCGAGCCTGCGCTGGCTCAGCCGCGAGCCCGCCCGCCTGGATAAAGTGCGCGAAGGGCTGGAGGAGATCGCCGCGGAAGGCGCGCGTGCGGGGGAGATCATTCGCAGCATCCAGTCCCTGACGCGCAAGCAGGATCCCACCTTCTCGCGCATTGATATGCACTACCTGATCCACCATATCATCACGCTTTCGCGCAGCGAGCTGGAGCAGAGACACATTAGCGTTGATTATCTGTTGAACGCCAGCGACAGCTTTATCACCGGGGACAGCGTGCAGATCCAGCAGGTGCTGCTGAATCTGGTGATGAATGCGGTAGAAGCGATGGCCGAGGTGAGGGATCGCGCCAGCACCATCATCCTCAGCACCGCCAACGCGGAAGGGAAAGTGCTCGTTGAGATCGCCGATACCGGGAGCGGCATTGAGCCCGAACGGCTGGAGCAGATTTTTGACTCGTTCTACTCCACCAAGCCGCAGGGGATGGGGATGGGGCTGACCATCAGCGCCAGCATCATCGAGCGCCACTGCGGAAAGCTGAGCGCGCGCCGCCGGGAGCCGCACGGCACGGTGTTTACCTTCGCGCTGCCGCTGGCCGCGCAGGAAGGGTAAACGTTACTCAGCGGGCTGGCTTTTGGTCAGGCGCTCAACGGCCCTGACCAGCTCGGCCACGGAGCGCACCTGCATTTTCTCCATCACGCGGCGGCGGTGCACTTTCACCGTGATCTCGCTGACGCCCAGCTCGGCGGCAATCTGCTTGTTGAGCTTGCCGGTGATGGCAAGCTCAAGCACCTCGTGCTCGCGCGGCGTGAGGGACAGATGGCGCTGCTTCAGGGCGTAGTGCTCTTTATTGCGCACGGCGTTGTTTTCCGCCAGCTGCAGCGCGGACTCAATGGCGTCGATCAGCGCGGCGGATTCGACGGGCTTGGTGAGAAATTCGTACGCGCCGCCTTTGATGGCGCGCACCGACATCGGGATAGTGCCGTGGCCGGTGAGAAAAATAATCGGGATCTCGCGCCCGCTGTCTTTGAGCGCGTCCGCCACCTCGAAGCCAGAGATGGCGGGCATCTGCATGTCGAGGATCACGCACGACGGCAGATCCTCAAACCGGTGTTGAAGAAACGTTTCTGCTGATGAAAAGCCGATGGCGTTTAAGTCTGCCGATTCCAGTAGCCCGATTACGGACTGCCTGACCGCGTCATCGTCATCAACCACATACACAATGTGTTCCATTCACCGCCCCGGTGCTGATTTAAATGTCGAGGATGCAAACAGTCTCAACGGTGGCGTAAGAGACTGTTTATGCTGACTTTCATCTTAACACATTAAATATCATTATCATTTAACAATATGATAACCATATGAAGTATAGCGAGCCGGGGCGGGGGTGGTGAAGGAATGAAACGCTGTTTTTATGCACCGACAAGTTCGATGCGGTTGCCGTCCGGGTCCGCGATTACCGCTTCATAAAAGCCGTCCCCGGTCATGCGCGGGGCGCTGAGCAGCGTGCCGTTTGACTGCGCCCGCTCGGCCATGCTGTCCACTTTTGCCTTGCTGCCGACGTTAATGGCGATATGCGCCCAGCCGATAAACTCCGGGTGCGACGGGGCGTCGGGCAGGTCCGGCAGCGTCATCAGCTCGAGGGTCGGCCCGTCATCCAGGGTAATAAAATGGGATTCAAACCCCGGACGGTTTTTGCTGACGTAGCGTTCGTTACTGCGGCCATTAAACACCGTTTCCCAGAACTGAACCTGGGCCTCAAGGCTGCGGGTCCAGAGTGCGACATGTGCAATATTCATAAGATCCCTCGTTATTTGTCTGTGAGGACTTTCACCGATAAAACAGGCTACACTCTGGTTTTGAGCGCGACAAGCTGAGGAAACAACAATGCACTACACACTGAAAGAAAGCGACAAGGACAAAGCGGAAGGGTCAAGCGGCGCGGGCGCTCTGCAGCAAAAACTGCTGGAGTCCCGTTCGATTGTTATCTCCGGCGAGATCAACCAGGAGCTGGCGCAGAAGGTCATTACCCAGATGATCCTGCTGCAAAGCGTCAGCAACGATCCGATCAAGCTGTACATCAACAGCCAGGGCGGCCACGTGGAAGCGGGTGACACCATTCACGACTTCATCAAGTTCATCCGCCCGGAAGTGCACGTCATCGGCACCGGCTGGGTGGCGAGCGCCGGGATCACCATCTTCCTGGCAGCGAAAAAAGAGCACCGCTACTCGCTGCCGAATACCCGCTTTATGATCCACCAGCCGCTGGGCGGCGTGCGCGGTCAGGCGACGGATATTGAGATCGAAGCGCGCGAGATCATCCGCATGCTGGATCGCGTCAACAAGCTGATCGCTGACGCCACCGGCCAGCCGCTGGAAAAAGTGAAAAAAGACACCGACCGCAACTACTGGATGTCTCCGGCAGAAGCGCTGGACTACGGCATCGTGGGCAAACTGATTACCCATTACGACGAGCTGAACCTGGATTAAGTTTTACTGCCGTGTACGTGTCGGGTAGCGGCTTCGCCTTACCCGACCTACGCGCGCTCGTTTGACCCATGACAAGTTCCCCCTCTGCCTTCTTGCCTATAATCGCGCCTGTTTCCCCTCTCACTGGTGCTACCCATGGCGTATCAATTGAACCTGAACTGGCCGGAATTTCTTGAGAAATACTGGCAAAAACAACCCGTAGTGCTGAAAAATGCCTTCCCGAATTTTGTCGACCCGATTACCCCGGACGAGCTGGCAGGCCTGGCGATGGAGCCGGAAGTCGATAGCCGTCTGGTGAGCCACGCTAACGGCAAATGGCAGGCCAGCAATGGTCCGTTTGAGCACTTTGACGGTCTGGGCGAAACCGGCTGGTCGCTGCTGGCGCAGGCGGTGAACCACTGGCATATGCCCGCCGCGGAGCTGGTGCGTCCGTTCCGCGCCCTGCCAGACTGGCGTCTGGACGATCTGATGATCTCCTTCTCCGTGCCGGGCGGCGGCGTGGGTCCGCATATCGATCAGTACGACGTGTTTATCATTCAGGGGATGGGCAGCCGCCGCTGGCGCGTGGGCGACAAGCTGCCGATGCGTCAGTTCTGCCCGCATCCGGCGCTGCTGCACGTGGAACCGTTTGAGCCGATCATCGACGAAGATCTTGAGCCGGGCGATATCCTCTATATTCCGCCTGGATTCCCCCATGACGGCTTCACCCATGAAACGGCGCTGAACTACTCCGTCGGCTTCCGCGGGCCGAACGGCCGCGATCTGATCAGCAGCTTTGCCGACTACGCGCTGGAAAACGATCTGGGCGGC harbors:
- a CDS encoding XapX domain-containing protein, producing MRAWIISLVCGVVAGVIYALLDVHSPAPPVVALLGLFGMLVGEQLIPVGRRLLSREPFTLAWFRHECVPKISGTAPPAPAKDDRDV
- a CDS encoding amidohydrolase — its product is MVTLGKADLILVNGQFHTVDRENPVAEAVAVRDGKFLEVGTVAEVMQHHCDGTKVVDLKGHTAIPGLNDSHLHLIRGGLNYNLELRWEGVPSLADALRMLKEQALRTPSPQWVRVVGGWSEFQFAERRMPTLDEINDAAPDTPVFILHLYDRALLNRAALKVVGYTKETPNPPGGEIQRDANGNPTGMLIARPNAMILYATLAKGPKLPLEQQVNSTRQFMRELNRLGLTSAIDAGGGFQNYPEDYEVIAELHEKKQMTIRIAYNLFTQRPGHELEDFEKWTDMLTPGQGSDFFRHNGAGEMLVFSAADFEDFLEPRPDLAPGMEDELERVVRHLVEHRWPFRLHATYNESISRMLDVFEKVNRDIPFNGLHWFFDHAETVTQANIDRIKALGGGIAVQHRMAFQGEYFAERYGIEATRHTPPVAKMLETGVPVGLGTDATRVASYNPWTALYWLVSGRTVGGMQMYDHSARLDRDTALMLWTQGSAWFSSEQNQKGQIKVGQLADLAVLSKDYFRVPEEEIKGIESVLTVVNGDIVYAAGTFGPLAPPAIPVLPEWSPVVKVPGHYRSAPPQATRVGLSVAHHCSGPCGVHSHQHDFARTSEMPVSDDNAFWGALGCSCFAF
- a CDS encoding MFS transporter; translation: MTQVNDVRDAHVETTPARAASPWQPLSQPVFRMLWIATVVSNVGSWMSDVGINWSMLTLSADPLDIALVQAASSLPMFLFSLPSGVMADIVDRRKYLLFSQLWVFIAAAGLTVLSFTGHVTPTVLLVATFLLSVGAAMSSPPFQAVVPDLVSKPELGAAVALNSLGVNISRAIGPALGGFLLSLAGPWMVFALNALSVVGVAWVLWRWRPAPSVQRLPPEHFFSAVRSGIRYVHAAPVLRNVLVRTVAFFVFGSAGWALLPLVARRELGLGPAGYGVMLACIGLGAIAGAILLPRLRQRLNADRLMVAASLVFALTMLALAFVRHVWLLNLFEFFTGFAWIAVLSTLNLGAQRSAARWVKARALAVYLTVFFGSMTTGSAIWGQIASQFGTPTSLVVATLGMVLASATVFRWKLEKDPDLNLDLSGQPLDGVEIELPNERGPVLVSHEYIIDPQNAKAFLEAVHELRRVRRRAGAMSWAVYEDIERPGLFIETFLMGSWIEHLRQQERHTMNDLLLQSRVLAFHQGTTSPAIRYLVAPV
- a CDS encoding DUF1427 family protein, which encodes MSTGLISLAAGVLIGLMYAVLKVRSPAPPALALIGLLGMLAGEQATRHLLSRDGAPPPQVTVPQVKSQTGATS
- a CDS encoding DoxX family protein, whose translation is MKNTTMPPRVDLGLFFLRLTGSLLLLYVHGLPKVLHFSEELTRIEDPFGFGPYASLIPAIVAEVICPLLIIAGVYTRLACLPIIAVLLVAMLAVHPDWSIAEGQFGWLLLIIFTTLALTGPGQWRLQRKATERFA
- a CDS encoding hydrolase; amino-acid sequence: MTSSKLEVLTPANCQIIFIDHQPQMAFGVQSIDRQVLKNNTVALAKAAKVFNIPTIITTVETESFSGNTYPELLDVFPGQDILERTSMNSWDDQKVRDALKANGKKKVVVAGLWTEVCNNSFALCAMLEGDYEIYMVADASGGTSKEAHDFAMQRMIQAGVIPVTWQQVMLEWQRDWARKETYTAVMDIVREHSGAYGMGVDYAYTMVHKAPSRQKSEHRTLAPVPAR
- a CDS encoding response regulator transcription factor, with translation MTLPWRIAIIDDERSVRSGLSNLLESEGYAADTFDSAEVFLSHPLALSGAALVIADIKLRGMSGLELFEKLRLLAVPPPPVIFISGHADENMQRYALSLGAAAFLRKPINIDILLDHIQRELARRR